The following proteins are encoded in a genomic region of Clostridium kluyveri:
- a CDS encoding HelD family protein has protein sequence MYEENSKKDLHRELELNLEKQKLKEVLKEIKIQILNYVNIRKQIVSSILDLREKNLEQYRDDEDQYVEYFSHEMYAREEQYRLVNKNIRELSILKSSPYFGKIEFEDSYGKESIYIGRFGMTTREDYEPIVIDWRSPVCALFYEGKLGILKYQSPAGEVEAEVLSKRQFIIKKSSLLGMFDSSLDVKDEILQMVLSKNAGEKLKDIVMTIQKEQDNIIRQPRKGAVVVNGVAGSGKTTIALHRVAYLLYNYRKILQERVLILGPNSIFIDYISRVLPSLGEEKVIQTTFREFFGSMINLPYIMSFREYTENAVNKNREFIDEVIYKGSLKYMDDINKLIDVVEKSYFKMEDVLFYDKVIVSKEQMNKMLTYDFKSMPLFKRVRRLKRIIYSKIKDERNILVNLIQKDYKDRIENMTEGELNDFQTDLEYKRRNKIRNVIYEVIKIKKEKLKWMNEPDVLSIYNYFNKNKPLIYNDLAAILYLKIKLEGLKYNKGIRHIVIDEAQDYSPLQFWVIKELTDCKSFTIVGDVNQMIIPSENKCAMMELKDIFTDIEVKNFSLDKSYRSTNEIISYANKYLKHNKIISLVRKGKEVVEKQIDNHKELVDKILHDVVELKERGYESIAVICRDLKNTEALSDLIKGRMHINLIDRENMIYSSGEVILPSYFAKGLEFDAVIMVDTSQSNDDTLKYIMATRALHELYVYKTSSIN, from the coding sequence ATGTATGAAGAGAATTCAAAAAAGGATTTACACAGGGAACTTGAACTCAATTTAGAAAAACAAAAACTAAAAGAAGTATTAAAAGAAATTAAAATCCAAATATTAAATTATGTGAATATTAGAAAACAAATTGTAAGTTCCATACTTGACTTGAGAGAAAAAAACTTAGAACAGTATAGAGATGATGAAGACCAATATGTAGAATATTTTAGTCATGAAATGTATGCAAGAGAAGAGCAGTATAGATTGGTAAATAAGAATATAAGAGAACTTTCCATACTTAAATCCTCACCTTATTTTGGAAAAATTGAGTTTGAGGATAGTTATGGAAAAGAAAGTATATACATAGGGAGATTTGGAATGACGACAAGGGAAGACTATGAACCCATTGTGATAGATTGGAGATCTCCTGTATGTGCCTTATTTTATGAAGGTAAATTAGGAATTTTGAAGTATCAATCTCCAGCAGGGGAAGTTGAAGCAGAAGTACTCTCAAAAAGGCAATTCATTATAAAGAAATCCAGTCTTTTGGGGATGTTTGATTCCAGTCTGGACGTAAAAGATGAAATATTACAAATGGTACTCAGTAAAAATGCAGGAGAAAAGTTAAAAGATATAGTAATGACCATACAAAAAGAACAGGATAATATAATAAGACAGCCAAGAAAAGGAGCAGTTGTGGTAAATGGGGTAGCGGGAAGTGGCAAGACCACTATAGCTTTGCACAGGGTGGCATATCTTCTGTATAATTACAGGAAAATACTACAGGAAAGGGTACTTATACTAGGGCCTAATAGCATATTTATAGACTATATTTCAAGAGTACTTCCTAGTTTAGGAGAAGAAAAAGTTATTCAAACAACTTTCAGAGAATTCTTTGGGAGTATGATAAACTTGCCATATATAATGAGTTTTAGGGAGTATACAGAAAATGCTGTGAATAAGAATAGAGAATTTATTGATGAGGTTATATATAAGGGTTCTTTAAAATATATGGATGATATAAATAAATTAATTGATGTTGTGGAAAAGTCTTATTTTAAAATGGAGGATGTACTATTTTATGATAAGGTAATAGTGTCTAAAGAACAGATGAATAAAATGTTAACATATGATTTTAAAAGTATGCCTTTATTCAAAAGAGTTAGAAGACTAAAGAGAATTATCTATTCAAAAATAAAAGATGAAAGAAATATTTTAGTAAATCTTATTCAAAAAGACTATAAAGATAGAATTGAAAATATGACAGAGGGAGAACTTAATGATTTTCAAACTGATCTAGAATATAAAAGACGAAATAAAATAAGAAATGTGATATATGAAGTAATAAAAATTAAAAAGGAAAAATTAAAGTGGATGAATGAGCCGGATGTGCTTTCTATATATAATTACTTTAATAAAAATAAGCCTCTGATTTATAATGATCTAGCCGCTATTTTATATCTTAAGATAAAATTAGAAGGATTAAAATATAACAAGGGAATAAGGCATATAGTGATAGATGAAGCTCAGGACTATTCACCTCTTCAGTTTTGGGTTATCAAGGAACTTACAGACTGTAAGTCATTTACCATAGTAGGGGATGTAAATCAAATGATTATACCCTCAGAGAACAAATGTGCCATGATGGAATTAAAAGATATTTTTACCGATATAGAAGTGAAGAATTTTTCATTGGACAAAAGCTATAGATCTACAAATGAAATAATTAGTTATGCAAATAAATATTTGAAACATAATAAAATAATATCTTTGGTGAGAAAGGGAAAAGAAGTTGTAGAAAAACAAATAGATAATCATAAAGAACTTGTGGACAAAATACTCCATGATGTTGTAGAATTAAAGGAGAGAGGTTACGAAAGTATTGCTGTAATATGTAGGGATTTAAAAAATACAGAAGCCTTAAGTGATTTAATTAAAGGAAGAATGCATATAAATCTTATAGATAGAGAAAATATGATTTATTCTAGTGGAGAAGTTATTCTTCCATCTTACTTTGCTAAAGGTCTGGAATTTGATGCCGTTATAATGGTAGATACCTCTCAAAGTAATGACGATACATTAAAATATATAATGGCCACAAGAGCTCTACATGAATTGTATGTGTATAAGACTTCCTCGATTAATTAA
- a CDS encoding aspartate kinase — protein sequence MAIIVQKYGGSSVGTPEKIKNVANTVVNKVKAGNSLVVVVSAMGDTTDDLIALARQITDNPDKRELDALLSTGEMMSCALLAMAVKNLGYDAISYTAYQIGIKTSGQYGKSLIDDINADRMKKSLDEGKIIIAAGFQGINDEGDVTTLGRGGSDTTAVAIAVKLNGVCEIYTDVDGIYSVDPRKYKNAQKLDEIDYEEMLELSSLGAQVMHSRSIELAQKYNIPVYVGLSNSNIRGTVIKGVDTMNLESKPVTGLATSDEDIAITVKDIKNDINIISNLFESVAEKKINVDMISQTAPIGGKVNVSFTIPKDDMKECLTILKSYFNNNQVDIDEDITKFSIVGIGMKTTSGVVAKMFKLFRENNIAVKMITTSEIRITCAIKQEDKMKTISIIAEKFNL from the coding sequence ATGGCAATTATTGTTCAAAAATATGGAGGAAGTTCTGTAGGCACTCCAGAAAAAATAAAAAATGTAGCAAATACCGTAGTAAATAAAGTAAAGGCCGGAAATAGTCTGGTAGTTGTAGTGTCAGCTATGGGAGATACTACGGATGATTTAATAGCGCTTGCAAGACAAATTACGGATAATCCAGATAAAAGAGAGCTGGATGCACTTTTATCCACGGGAGAAATGATGTCCTGTGCACTGCTTGCAATGGCTGTCAAAAATTTGGGATATGATGCGATAAGTTATACAGCTTATCAAATTGGAATAAAAACCAGTGGTCAATATGGTAAATCTCTTATAGATGATATAAATGCAGATAGAATGAAGAAAAGTTTAGATGAAGGCAAAATTATAATTGCAGCAGGCTTTCAAGGTATAAATGATGAAGGAGATGTAACTACCCTTGGCAGGGGTGGTTCAGATACTACAGCTGTGGCTATAGCTGTAAAGTTAAATGGAGTATGTGAAATATACACCGATGTAGATGGAATATACAGTGTGGATCCTAGAAAATATAAAAATGCCCAAAAATTGGATGAAATAGATTATGAGGAGATGTTGGAACTTTCAAGTCTAGGGGCACAAGTTATGCATTCTAGGTCTATAGAACTTGCACAAAAATATAATATACCTGTGTATGTAGGATTAAGCAATAGTAATATAAGAGGAACAGTTATTAAGGGGGTAGATACAATGAATTTAGAAAGTAAACCAGTAACAGGACTTGCGACCAGTGATGAGGATATTGCAATTACGGTAAAAGATATTAAAAATGATATAAATATTATTTCAAATTTATTTGAGAGTGTAGCAGAAAAAAAGATTAATGTAGATATGATAAGTCAAACTGCACCTATAGGTGGCAAGGTTAATGTATCCTTTACCATACCAAAAGATGATATGAAAGAATGTCTAACTATTCTAAAATCCTACTTTAATAATAATCAGGTGGATATAGATGAAGACATAACCAAGTTTTCCATAGTAGGTATAGGAATGAAAACCACTTCAGGAGTAGTTGCAAAAATGTTTAAGTTATTTAGAGAAAATAATATAGCTGTAAAGATGATAACTACATCAGAAATAAGAATTACATGTGCTATAAAGCAAGAAGACAAAATGAAAACAATAAGTATTATAGCAGAAAAATTTAACTTATAA
- the hydE gene encoding [FeFe] hydrogenase H-cluster radical SAM maturase HydE, whose translation MINKSVQLIEKAEYGHRLDKNEIVHLLQDDGCNEKLFKASDRVRKEYVGDKVHLRGLIEFSNMCKRNCMYCGLRCDNKNIERYRISPDDIIELAKKAEGYGYKTIVMQSGEDDYYTVDKLKYIISNIKKMDMALTLSIGEKTFEEYKSFKEAGADRYLIRIETTDEKLYKKMHPGMSYKNRKRCLRDLKILGYEVGTGCLIGLPDQSIESLAEDILFFKEIDADMIGIGPFIPNEDTPLKDEMGGNFITSIKVMAVIRLLMPDINIPATTAMESLELNGREIALQSGANVVMPNVTEGVYRKLYALYPGKICTGDTPAHCRSCITGKINNIGRSISDSKGFRIKSVV comes from the coding sequence ATGATAAATAAATCAGTGCAGTTAATTGAAAAAGCGGAATATGGGCATAGATTGGATAAAAACGAAATAGTTCATTTGCTTCAGGATGATGGATGTAATGAGAAACTTTTTAAGGCATCTGACAGGGTAAGAAAAGAATATGTTGGTGATAAAGTTCATCTAAGAGGATTGATAGAATTTTCAAATATGTGTAAAAGAAATTGTATGTATTGTGGGTTAAGGTGTGATAATAAAAATATTGAAAGATATAGAATATCTCCAGATGATATTATTGAACTTGCTAAAAAAGCAGAGGGGTATGGATATAAAACCATAGTTATGCAGTCTGGAGAGGATGATTACTATACTGTAGATAAGCTTAAATATATAATATCAAATATAAAGAAAATGGATATGGCACTGACTTTAAGTATAGGTGAAAAGACCTTTGAAGAATACAAATCTTTTAAAGAAGCAGGTGCAGATAGGTATCTAATAAGGATAGAGACCACAGATGAAAAGTTATATAAAAAAATGCATCCGGGTATGAGTTATAAAAATAGAAAAAGATGTTTAAGAGATCTTAAAATTTTAGGGTATGAAGTAGGCACAGGATGTTTGATAGGACTTCCAGACCAGAGTATTGAATCTTTGGCAGAAGACATATTGTTTTTTAAAGAAATAGATGCGGATATGATAGGAATAGGCCCTTTTATTCCAAATGAAGATACTCCATTAAAAGATGAAATGGGAGGGAATTTTATAACTAGCATAAAAGTTATGGCTGTAATTAGATTGTTAATGCCAGATATAAATATTCCGGCTACAACAGCCATGGAAAGTTTGGAGTTAAATGGTAGGGAAATAGCTCTTCAAAGTGGGGCAAATGTAGTTATGCCCAATGTAACAGAAGGGGTGTATAGAAAACTTTATGCTCTTTATCCGGGTAAAATTTGTACCGGAGATACACCGGCTCACTGCAGAAGCTGCATTACAGGAAAAATAAATAATATAGGTAGAAGTATTTCTGACTCTAAAGGGTTTAGAATAAAATCAGTGGTTTAG
- the proS gene encoding proline--tRNA ligase has product MKLDKKLVEQITSRDEDFAKWYTDIVKKAELADYSSVRGCMIIRPYAYAMWEHIQGYLDRRFKETGHENVYMPLFIPESLLEKEKDHVEGFAPEVAWVTQGGNEELTEKLCVRPTSETLFCEHYAKIVQSYKDLPKLYNQWCSVVRWEKTTRPFLRTTEFLWQEGHTIHATKEEAEEETIRMLNIYEELCREMLAIPVLKGQKTESEKFAGGEATYTIESLMHDGKALQSGTSHYFGQNFAKPFEMQYLDKNGKLQYVYQTSWGITTRIIGALIMVHGDDNGLVVPPRIAPLQVIIVPIAQHKEGVLEKANELKEELSKIVRVKIDDSDKMPGWKFSEHEMKGVPIRLEVGPKDIAKNQVVLVRRDTREKIIVPMSNLCDEIPALLDNIHNSMLKKAEMFIEENTHNAVDMEEFKAIQNNKKGFIKAMWCGDARCEEKIKELTGATSRCIPFNQEHISDNCVCCGKKADKLVYWGRAY; this is encoded by the coding sequence ATTAAATTGGATAAAAAATTGGTAGAGCAAATAACATCCAGAGATGAGGATTTTGCTAAGTGGTATACTGATATTGTGAAAAAGGCAGAGCTGGCTGACTACTCAAGTGTAAGGGGATGTATGATAATAAGACCTTACGCTTATGCCATGTGGGAACATATACAAGGCTATCTGGATAGAAGATTTAAAGAGACAGGTCATGAAAATGTATATATGCCCCTTTTTATTCCAGAGTCACTTCTTGAGAAGGAAAAAGATCATGTAGAAGGATTTGCTCCTGAAGTTGCCTGGGTGACTCAGGGAGGAAATGAAGAACTTACAGAAAAATTATGTGTGAGACCTACTTCAGAAACTTTATTTTGTGAACATTATGCTAAAATAGTTCAATCTTATAAGGATCTTCCAAAATTATATAATCAATGGTGTTCTGTGGTAAGATGGGAAAAAACTACAAGACCTTTTTTGAGAACTACTGAATTTCTGTGGCAGGAAGGTCATACAATACATGCTACTAAAGAAGAGGCAGAAGAAGAGACTATAAGGATGCTTAATATATATGAAGAACTATGCAGAGAAATGCTGGCTATTCCTGTTTTAAAAGGACAGAAAACTGAAAGTGAGAAATTTGCAGGCGGAGAAGCCACCTATACCATAGAATCATTAATGCATGATGGAAAAGCGCTGCAGTCGGGTACATCCCATTATTTCGGCCAAAATTTTGCAAAACCTTTTGAAATGCAATATTTGGATAAAAACGGTAAATTGCAGTATGTATATCAAACTTCCTGGGGAATAACCACTCGTATTATAGGAGCTCTTATAATGGTACATGGAGATGACAATGGATTGGTAGTTCCGCCAAGAATAGCCCCCCTGCAGGTAATAATAGTTCCTATAGCCCAGCATAAGGAAGGAGTACTTGAGAAGGCAAATGAATTAAAAGAGGAATTAAGTAAAATTGTACGGGTAAAAATTGATGATAGTGATAAAATGCCAGGGTGGAAATTTAGTGAACATGAAATGAAAGGTGTACCTATTCGTTTAGAAGTGGGACCTAAGGATATTGCAAAAAATCAGGTTGTACTCGTAAGGAGAGATACTAGGGAGAAGATAATAGTACCTATGAGCAATCTTTGTGATGAAATACCAGCGTTATTGGATAATATTCATAATTCCATGTTAAAAAAAGCAGAGATGTTTATAGAAGAAAATACGCATAATGCTGTAGATATGGAAGAATTTAAGGCTATACAAAATAATAAAAAAGGCTTTATAAAAGCCATGTGGTGCGGGGATGCCAGGTGCGAAGAGAAAATTAAAGAACTTACTGGTGCAACTTCAAGGTGTATTCCGTTTAATCAGGAACATATTTCAGATAATTGTGTATGTTGTGGAAAGAAAGCAGATAAATTAGTTTATTGGGGTAGGGCATATTAA
- the lysA gene encoding diaminopimelate decarboxylase translates to MRLIGNMEVKDNVLYIGGISTEKLVEDYRTPLYVIDEKLVRDKCRRYYKAFKAHKNNKVTYAGKAFLNLAMCQIINSEGLYLDVVSEGELYTALKSGFPMEKIYFHGNNKTLEEIEMGIDVEVGRFVVDNLYEMDKINSLAKEKDKIQKVLLRITPGIEAHTHEYIKTGQIDSKFGFTMINGEIIDVVKKAISLSNIKLTGIHCHIGSQIFETKPYEDEVEIMLKLVRKIKDETGYEVEELDLGGGFGIYYTPEDKPKTVEDFCSIILERAELKSEELGIRLPSLVIEPGRSIIGNAGTTLYTIGAIKEIPGVRKYVSVDGGMVDNIRPALYNAPYECAVANRVEDGSKEVVTIAGKCCESGDVLIKNVQLPKVQSGDILAVFTTGAYGYSMASNYNKIPIPAVVLVKNGQSRLISKRQSFDNMIENQIML, encoded by the coding sequence GTGAGATTAATAGGTAATATGGAAGTTAAAGATAATGTTTTATATATTGGGGGAATAAGTACTGAAAAATTAGTAGAAGACTATAGAACCCCACTTTATGTAATAGATGAAAAACTAGTTAGAGATAAATGCAGAAGATATTATAAAGCTTTTAAAGCACATAAAAATAATAAAGTCACTTATGCTGGTAAGGCCTTCTTAAATTTAGCTATGTGTCAGATAATAAATAGTGAAGGACTGTATTTAGATGTGGTGTCAGAGGGAGAGCTTTATACTGCTTTAAAAAGTGGCTTTCCTATGGAAAAAATTTATTTTCATGGAAATAATAAAACATTAGAAGAAATAGAAATGGGAATAGATGTTGAAGTGGGAAGATTTGTAGTAGATAATCTTTATGAAATGGATAAGATAAATTCTTTGGCAAAGGAAAAAGACAAAATACAGAAGGTACTTTTAAGGATAACTCCTGGAATAGAAGCTCATACCCATGAGTATATAAAAACAGGACAGATAGATTCCAAGTTTGGATTTACTATGATAAACGGTGAAATCATAGATGTAGTAAAGAAAGCTATAAGTCTTTCTAATATAAAACTTACAGGTATTCACTGTCATATAGGCTCACAGATATTTGAAACCAAGCCTTATGAAGATGAAGTTGAAATTATGCTGAAACTGGTAAGGAAGATAAAGGATGAAACTGGATACGAAGTAGAAGAGCTGGATCTTGGGGGAGGATTTGGAATATATTACACTCCAGAGGATAAGCCTAAGACTGTAGAAGATTTCTGTAGTATTATACTGGAAAGGGCAGAATTGAAATCAGAGGAATTAGGTATAAGATTACCATCTTTAGTAATAGAACCTGGCAGGTCCATAATAGGGAATGCAGGAACGACCCTTTATACCATAGGTGCAATAAAGGAAATTCCGGGTGTAAGAAAGTATGTGTCTGTAGATGGAGGAATGGTAGATAATATAAGACCTGCACTCTATAATGCTCCTTATGAGTGTGCCGTAGCAAATAGAGTAGAGGATGGCAGTAAGGAAGTGGTGACTATAGCGGGAAAATGCTGTGAATCAGGAGATGTATTGATAAAAAATGTACAACTTCCAAAAGTTCAATCAGGAGATATATTGGCTGTATTTACTACAGGAGCCTATGGATATTCCATGGCAAGTAATTACAATAAGATTCCAATTCCAGCAGTGGTTTTAGTAAAGAATGGACAATCAAGACTAATCTCTAAAAGACAGAGTTTTGATAATATGATAGAAAATCAAATAATGTTGTAA
- the ftsH gene encoding ATP-dependent zinc metalloprotease FtsH — protein sequence MFNGKKFKDNKFIYFICYALLAIIIVFTVNEYFNGLKYEHIKYSDFVNYINQNKISQVKIGKDKLFITLKSKQNEEEKILYTEKLNDPDLIQKLDAANIKFDGSSQENAVMKNIFTGWILPVIILMFFAKVILGALGKRMGSGVMSFGRNTAKIYAENETGVNFEDVAGQEEAKESLVEIVDFLHNSQKYASIGARLPKGALLVGPPGTGKTLLAKAVAGEAKVPFFSISGSAFVEMFVGMGAARVRDLFQQAQEKAPCIVFIDEIDAIGKSRGGNVSGNDEREQTLNQLLAEMDGFDSSKGVVILAATNRPEVLDKALLRPGRFDRRVVVDRPDLKGREDILKVHIKGVKVSKDVDLNAIAKSTPGAVGADLANIINEAALKAVKNNRYEVTQDDLQNAVELIIAGKEKKDRILSPEEKRQVAFHEVGHALVATLLKHTDPVHKITIVPRTMGSLGYTMQLPIEEKYLITREEMIDQICVMLAGRAAEEVRFSSISTGAANDIERATETARSMVTVYGMTERFDMMALESIQDKYLDGRPVQNCSAETASIIDEETLNIIKQCHNKSRELLKNNIELLEKISEELIEKETLMGDEFMGIIRMYRDRGK from the coding sequence ATGTTCAATGGTAAAAAATTCAAAGACAATAAATTTATATATTTTATTTGTTATGCATTGTTAGCTATTATAATTGTATTTACAGTTAATGAATATTTTAACGGATTAAAATATGAGCATATAAAATACAGCGATTTTGTCAATTATATTAACCAGAATAAAATATCCCAAGTTAAAATAGGAAAGGATAAATTGTTCATAACACTTAAGAGTAAGCAAAATGAAGAAGAAAAAATACTTTATACGGAAAAGTTAAATGATCCAGATTTAATACAAAAATTAGATGCTGCCAATATTAAGTTTGATGGGTCATCCCAGGAAAATGCTGTAATGAAGAACATTTTTACAGGTTGGATTTTACCTGTAATTATACTTATGTTTTTTGCAAAAGTTATTTTAGGAGCATTAGGTAAAAGAATGGGCAGTGGAGTTATGTCTTTTGGTAGAAATACTGCCAAGATATATGCAGAAAATGAAACTGGTGTTAATTTTGAAGATGTAGCAGGGCAGGAGGAAGCTAAAGAATCTCTTGTTGAAATAGTAGATTTTTTGCATAACTCTCAAAAATATGCTTCTATAGGAGCTAGACTACCTAAGGGTGCACTTCTTGTAGGTCCTCCGGGTACAGGAAAAACTTTGCTTGCAAAGGCGGTAGCAGGAGAGGCGAAAGTTCCCTTCTTCTCCATATCAGGTTCTGCTTTTGTGGAAATGTTTGTAGGCATGGGCGCTGCCCGGGTAAGAGATTTATTTCAACAGGCACAGGAAAAAGCTCCCTGCATAGTTTTTATAGATGAAATAGATGCAATAGGCAAGAGTAGAGGGGGAAATGTGTCTGGAAATGATGAAAGGGAACAGACTTTGAATCAGCTTTTGGCGGAAATGGATGGATTTGATTCTTCAAAGGGTGTAGTGATATTAGCTGCTACAAATAGACCGGAAGTTTTAGATAAGGCACTTTTAAGACCGGGAAGATTTGATAGGAGAGTAGTAGTTGATAGACCAGATTTAAAGGGTAGAGAGGATATATTAAAGGTCCATATAAAGGGAGTTAAGGTTTCAAAAGATGTAGATTTAAATGCTATAGCAAAATCTACTCCTGGAGCTGTAGGAGCAGACCTTGCCAATATAATAAATGAAGCAGCACTTAAGGCTGTTAAAAATAACAGGTATGAAGTAACTCAGGATGACCTTCAAAATGCTGTAGAATTAATTATAGCTGGTAAAGAAAAAAAGGATAGAATACTTTCTCCAGAAGAAAAACGCCAGGTTGCTTTTCACGAAGTAGGGCATGCACTGGTAGCAACACTATTAAAACATACAGATCCTGTTCATAAAATAACTATAGTACCAAGAACTATGGGATCTCTTGGATATACAATGCAGCTTCCTATAGAAGAGAAATATTTGATTACCAGAGAAGAGATGATAGATCAGATATGTGTTATGTTAGCTGGAAGAGCTGCAGAAGAGGTTAGGTTTAGTAGTATATCCACAGGAGCTGCCAACGATATTGAAAGGGCAACTGAAACTGCCAGAAGTATGGTTACCGTTTATGGAATGACAGAAAGATTCGATATGATGGCACTAGAATCAATACAAGATAAGTATCTAGATGGCAGACCAGTACAAAATTGCAGTGCAGAAACTGCTTCAATTATTGATGAGGAAACTTTAAATATAATAAAACAATGTCATAACAAGTCCAGAGAACTTCTAAAAAACAATATAGAATTACTTGAAAAAATATCAGAAGAACTTATTGAAAAGGAAACTTTAATGGGGGATGAGTTTATGGGCATAATAAGAATGTACAGAGATAGAGGAAAATAG